The following proteins are encoded in a genomic region of Paenibacillus sp. FSL H3-0469:
- a CDS encoding IS3 family transposase encodes MEDHRSEFPVEKMCRVFQVSRSGYYKWRTAEPSPQATRKALLLKRIAYHFHDSKGRYGSPKIKVLLEREGHRVSERTVGKYMKELGLRSCVAKRFRVCTTDSNHPLPIAPNLLNQQFHTEKPNQTWVADITYIPCREGRMYLASVLDLCTREIVGWRLSDRMTTDLVQGALDAAYQAKRPGKGLIHHSDRGSQYASADYRERLKSYQMTASMSRKGNCYDNACIESFHSLLKKELVYWNRFKTKQQAYDAIFQYIEFFYNRKRIHGALGYVSPVQFAATFKRKTM; translated from the coding sequence ATTGAAGATCATCGCTCCGAGTTCCCTGTGGAGAAGATGTGCCGTGTCTTTCAGGTGTCCCGGAGCGGTTATTACAAATGGAGAACAGCAGAACCTAGCCCCCAAGCCACCCGCAAAGCGTTGCTATTAAAGCGGATAGCCTATCATTTCCATGACTCTAAGGGTCGCTATGGCAGTCCCAAAATCAAGGTTCTCCTCGAACGTGAAGGGCACCGGGTCAGTGAACGCACCGTAGGAAAGTATATGAAGGAACTCGGTCTGCGCTCTTGTGTCGCGAAACGATTTCGGGTATGCACCACCGACTCCAACCATCCGTTACCCATTGCCCCCAACCTGTTGAACCAGCAATTTCACACGGAAAAGCCGAACCAGACGTGGGTGGCGGATATCACCTACATTCCCTGCCGGGAAGGACGGATGTACTTGGCGAGCGTACTGGACCTGTGTACCCGGGAGATTGTCGGCTGGCGGCTTAGCGACCGGATGACCACTGACCTCGTACAAGGCGCTCTGGACGCTGCTTATCAGGCCAAACGCCCCGGGAAGGGCTTGATTCATCATTCGGATCGGGGCTCCCAGTACGCCTCTGCAGACTACCGGGAACGCCTAAAGTCGTACCAGATGACTGCAAGCATGAGCCGCAAAGGAAACTGTTATGATAACGCCTGTATCGAATCGTTTCACAGCCTCTTAAAAAAAGAGTTGGTGTACTGGAATCGATTTAAAACGAAGCAACAGGCGTATGATGCCATCTTCCAGTACATTGAATTTTTCTACAACCGCAAACGAATC
- a CDS encoding transposase, protein MSGTRRSYNEEYKRQTVKYIQEQTKTVAELALELDIPAKTLHKWLGQYRQFENEPIITPDKYRELERQLKERERELADLTEEMAILKKAVHIFSNPKN, encoded by the coding sequence ATGAGTGGAACACGGAGAAGCTACAATGAAGAATACAAAAGACAGACCGTCAAGTACATCCAGGAGCAGACGAAAACGGTAGCGGAATTGGCCCTGGAGCTGGACATCCCCGCCAAAACGTTGCATAAATGGCTAGGACAGTATCGGCAGTTTGAGAATGAGCCCATCATTACTCCAGACAAATACAGAGAGCTGGAACGTCAACTGAAGGAGAGGGAGCGAGAGCTCGCAGACCTGACCGAAGAGATGGCCATCCTAAAAAAAGCAGTGCACATCTTCAGCAACCCAAAGAACTGA